The DNA sequence ATGATCTTATAGAGGTATATCATTACTATCTGCCTAAGCCCCTGAGCCGAGGGGCCTACAGGCATGATCTGGCACATCCACCTATCCCGACAATACCTGGAGCCCATGATGAAAAACATAGGCGGAGAAGAACTATAAATCCCGACCCAACCAACTTTCACTGCTTTTTGTCTCTTCTCTcgatcaccaacaccaccaaaactAGTCtcactccaccaccaccactccaccactccaccacaaccgtcACCTCCATtatcaccctcaccaccaccgcatcacttccaccgccgccgcagcatCCCGCACATCTCAAGCGCACAATGTCTCCCCGGGGGTGTTTACCGGTGCTATACAGCCGGTAAGTTGTTTTTTCTCATAACTTTGGAGAGAACGATCTGACCGCAACCTCGCAGTCTGGAACAGGACGGATCCTGCTGTCATAGAGCTTCCAGGTTTCTTGCACGATAGTTTACGATGTTGCGCATGCTTTTGGTTTTACCCCGTCATTTTAAAAACCTTTTGTGGTAGGTACCACAACCACAGGCTCTGTCCCATTTGTACCACGAACAGACCTAACCTAGTGACAGATTCATTAGCGAACTTACACAGACCTCGTTCATGTGGGCATCAGAACAATTGCAGCATGGCACAGCGTGCATGTACGGGAGTACCTTTGAGGGAACAAGGGACTTTTGGAGGGTAAGGTGTTTTGGAGGCTAAGCTATGGTGTTTTGGGCGCATTGCAATGTCTTGATTCTGAATACCAGATATTTGAACGTTAGAATTCAGGAAAACAGGAATTGTTTCTATAAGCCGGCGGTAACAGACCCTCAAGTTCAGCCTTGATTTGCAGAGCCACAGTCTTGGAGTGATACCGATGATGCTGGGTTTGCCCACCCATGAACCAAAAGTTGTCGATTCCTCTTTGTCgtttccacaaccccctgatctccccctcctcatcgacacCAAACGTGGCGTCAACCTTGTTCGCGATCTCTCTCGGACCCAGCAAGTTCGAATCCTgttcctccccatcagccgcattctcaccacccaaaaccTCAAACACTGTATCCCGAGCGTTCAAGTCGGAAAACCCAGTGCACCAGATAATACTgtccgcctccgccgtccTTCCATCAGAAAGCCTCAGCCCAGTCTCCGTGTACGCCACTGGCTCAACACTCGATATCACACCCACCTTTCCCTCCGCGATCACCTCCAAGCCACCGATATCAACATAATGTCCCCCGCCTCTCTCCACAAGATTGTGCATCAGACATGCGTCAGGGTGAGCACTGTCAATGACCGGGAAGCCAGCCTTGGCCACCCTTTTGTATCTGTCCGGCTCTTGAGACGCCAACATGGCAAGCAATCCGTGCGCCATGTTGCACTCTACCCACGTGGGAAACGACATCAAAGCCCTGTCACATGTTTCTGTGTCTAGCTGGTTGAACAGCCCAAAGCTACGCGGATCCATTACGTACCCTACCGGAAGGACATATGTCGGGGAGCGGGCAAGGATTGTTGTGTCCAGGCCGGCGGTTTGGCAGTCATTGAGGATGTCGATGGCCGTGTTGGCTGAACCAATGATGAGGACAGACTTGGCGCCCTTGTTTTGAAGAGAGACCTTTGGGTTCTTGTACTCCTTGGAGTGCAGGCTAATGCCCTTGTATATCTCCTTGCCTGCAATATCAGGGAGTCGAGGCTTTTGCGAGGCAAATCCCGTTGCTTGCACAAGGTGTTTTGACCTCACTGTTCGTAGACCGCTTGGGGTCTTCAACTTCACGGTCCATCGTCTCGTTGCCTGGTCGTATTGGGTGGACTGGATCTGGGACGAGGTGATCATGTTCAAGTTGAACTCTTTGACATACTGACGAACTTGGTTTGCGAGCTCGTCTCGCGTTAGTAGATGTGAACCTTTGAGGTCTTCGCCGTACGCTATAGAGAAGTCAGAAAGTGGGAGAAAGAGGGCGAGAAAGGCGTTGAACCTACGCAGATAAGGCATGTCACACATTGCAGTCGGCACGTGGAACTTCAAGCTATCGTAGCGGAGAGCCCAGTTGTCGCCTGAGTTGGCGTTCCGGTCGGCCATCACGCTTTCAACCCCAAGAGCCTTGAGGCGAGAGGCGAGGGTTACAGCACTGTTATCGAGTAGGTACTCAAGTCAGTCTTTAGATGCTCATGTGAAAAAGACAAGCAAGCGGCATACCCATTTCCACCCCCAATAATAAAGACGTCTGTCTTCacatcatcgccaccatCTGCTAACGTCGAAGGGGTATGCAGAAGAGTCTCATCTTCGGGGTGCGCATCCAGACTCTCGAGTCTTGTACTCAGAACCCAGATCTTCCATTCCAGACCCCCGCTGCCTTCGACAGGCAGCAGTAACATGCGTCCAGTACATGTTGCAGCGGGAGAGGTTGTCTTGAGCGACAGACTGCAGTCGATGAATTGCTGCATCAGGTTCAGAGTGTTAGATGAAACTCAAAGACGAAACATAGTAGACTAGGTACTTACCAGGGTTGGAGAGACAGGCAGGAAATGGACGAACTCAAGACCGAAACCATGAGCACCGCGCAACTTGGTGGTTTCCAGCAGATGTGCTGCTATCACGGCCGGTGTTGAGAAGGTTCGCAGATGGTAAGTCAGCGCCAATGAATCCTTCCATAAGGCCTGCTCAGCAAATAAGCAGTTCCTAAGAGCAGTTATGTCTCTGGTTGAGATTGCCTTGTTGAAGACTGTTAAGACATTGTTTGCGATCTTTGCTGTCTCTTCTGGCGTAAGGGATGCGGGGTCGAGAGCCGTCACAGCAACAGTTGGTAGCGGATGTTCGGCCAGTTTTTGACGCAAGTCAGCGGCAGGTGGATAGGCCATTTTGGATAACTAGAGATATCAAGCTATTAGCGAATTCTCCTGGGAAATAGATCTTGGAGACTTACCAGGTCTCACAGTGTGGAACGTTGTGTTGGGGAATCAAAGCAGCTACACTTGGAAAGTATTGTACCAAGTGCTAGAGATAGGTACACTTGCTTTTATACACAATGAGAAGAGCCATGCCTCGGATGTTTGCAATTACGATCAGCAATACGGTCCGAGAGCGAATAGGGATGTTCTACATTTGACTCGGTGTGTGTGCTTTTCTGCCCCATGTGGCTGCAGAGTGGCTAGGCAAACTTGGACGTCTTTGCGGGGTATGCTCGGCACTTTCTCTGGGCTTACCATCCATGAATACCTGCATGAATAGGAGCGAATAAACCAGGCGATAATACAGGGGGGTTGGATCGTCAATAGAGAAACGCTATATATAAAGTAACTGACTCTGAAAAGGTAAGGTCGTGAACCATGCGATGAGAAATAGTTCATAGGCCTGAAAAGATAATTATCAGAAGGCTTATTCTCCTTTTGAAAGGGCATGAGTAAAAAGTCATTATATGTGCTACTACTCTGACTTACAATAGCAACCATGCTATCCAGAATGTAAGAGTTCAACAACAATGAAACGTGCAACAAATGATGGACAAGATAATTGGATCCAATTCAATTCGCTAACTCAAGGTATAAAACGTGCTGAAGAGCAGTCGTGTCATCACTACAACACTATGTATAaaagagcaaaagaaaaTTCATCATCCTTCATCACACATCCCTCATATCCACGGTGCCGGCACCTCCTTTCACGACATTCCTTCCATCCCTAACCCTTGACTCTGAACAGGACAAGACCCCTGCCGttgagcccctgaacccctgaacccctgaacccctgaatccaCCTCAACAaagcaaccacaccaccggAGTTCAAGTCCTTAAAAGACAGCAATaacccccaaaacaccagcaacacccatcgcaacaccaccaaatccATTCTCCTTAGCACCAGCGTTGGCAAGCACAGGCGTAATGGTAGGGCGAATGGAAGAAGTAGCAGTAGGAGCCTCATCATCGCTCTCATCATCAGTGTCGATGCCGTCGTTGTCAGTATCGGTGTCCTCGCCCTcagtggtggtagtggtagCTGGGCCAGTAGTAGCAGCTATAGGGCCGGCGGCAGTAACAGCGAcagggccggtggtggttgcaGCACtgacatcgtcgtcatcggtGTCAGTGTCATGGCCATCGTTGTCAGTGTCGGTGTCGTGGCCGTCATTGTCAGTCTCGTCGCCGGGGACAACGCCAGGGCCGGCACCGAGATTGGCCTCGTCGTCAGTATCAGTgtcgtggtcgtcgtggtCGGTGTCATCCCCCTCGTCGCCAACAACTCCAGTAATAGGGGTAGGGACATCATCGTCCGTGTCATGGCCGTCATTGTCGGTCCAGTCAGTGTCATCATCGATCACAGCAGGAACTCCGACAGTGGGCTGCCCGGCGCTGATGTCATCGTCAGTGTCGGTGTCGGTTTCATCGCCAtctctggtggtgagggtgtacCGAGCAGCGACGGGTCCACCGGGGTTGAGAGGTCCATGCGGATGAGCAAGGACGGAGACGGAGAAAAGAGCcgcgaggaggaagttgcGAGTAAGCATTTTGGCGGTTTTTTGGAGCAGTGAAGTGCGAGTGTTTTTGTAATTGGTTGATGTGAAAGTTGGGAGCTCTGAGCAGAGCGAGAGTTGCTTGTTTGTGTTTGGAGCGACTGTGTCTAAGCGAGTGTGTCGATCGATGGTGAGCAAGAAGAATTGGAGCTTCAAGTTGATGGGATGCTCGTCTTAAATACGGTCTTTCTCATCCAAAATCAGCAGATATTCTCGTCTTCACTATCTCGTGAGGTCTCTGAACTGGAGCCAAGATCATGGCTATGCCTTCTGATGGCCTGACTAAACCAAAAAGCTAACATCCCAGTACCCTGTTGACATGACTATCCAACTACACTAACTACTTCGACAGCCACTCTTGGTTTGTGTCCGCCATCAACGCCTCATCACCGACCCCACCGATCATACTGAAGCATAGCATCTCAGAACATCACGATGAATACAGCTAATGGTCGCGCGACCTTAGCCTCAAAATGACAACGCAAGCAGTCAACGCAAACCAACGAGATCTGAAACGATAAATAGATCGAAAAACGCCCTGTCCCGCATCGACACGAGACTTCCAAGAGTCTTGGGAATGCAGTACAGAAATAGAGCTCAACTGGGAAGCCAGGTTCTTTTCTCAGGACGGAGTATCAGTCTCACAATGACCAATCCTGTTGGGATGTTTGCACACGTGCCTTGCTCCCAGCAAGCAAAGGTGTACGTATCCCGAGGAAAATAGTTCTTCAgctcgcacttggccctctTCACGTTCTCGCGCCTTGAACCTTTCCAGCCTCGGGACCATTACCATTACGTGGCGTTGGGGATCCAAAGCTCTGGGCGGGTGGGCTGGCTGGTCTCGGCAGTGGACCTGCGAGGTTTAAGTGGCGCCCGCTATCCCGTCAGATCTTCCGGTTTGGAAAGTTTGCTGCAGATGTGGAATTTTGGCATTGATAGGGAAGATAATGGGTCCTGAGTCTTGATAGGGGTCTGGGCGGTCTTGCACAGCCTCAATTTTTGGGGTCGACATCGATGACGACGACTGGAGACAAACAAGCACACCGACACTGGAGAAATAAAGCTTGGGATTTCTAAATATGATCTACCAAGCTTTTTTTGACAGCTTCGTTATCGTAATTGCCGGTTGATCGTTCGTGGGTGGCCAAAGGACAACGGGCAAAGCCAAGATGCCAATGCGATGGGGCTTGGCTGCTTGGTCTGGTTGTTCAGCTCAGCAGTCGAGATGGACCGTCGCCTGCATTCAGGCATATCAAGTGATTTAATGTTGCCAGTGCTGTCAGAAAATGCATGACCTGGACGGGAGATAAACCTCAAGCTGAGAGAGTCTCCAAGCCGAGCAAGTCGTCCTGGTTGGGCTGTCCAAAGCAGGTACATACCTAGTTGTCAGGTCGTCAGAGGCTCGGCTCTGGTTTGATATAAAGGGCCAATTACATTCCGATTACTGTATGCCGTTTCAGTATCTCCAAGTGGCTGCCCATCCACTCAAGATTCCGTGCCAACCGTCCCCTAGGGCACTACCGGTGGCGTGAGCAAGTGCACACATAACAATATACTAGAGCCATCCTCCAAGTTCCAGACTCCAGGCTCCTGGTGCCATCCAATCCCTGGGTATCTTTCTCCTTTATCCTTCCCAAATATTGGAATGAGATCAAACTCATGAACACGGACAGTTTTCAGTGAGAAATGAGGATGAAAACATGAATGTCGTGCCGCGTACGTAAGATGTGCCTCTTCCATCCTCCACACCTGTTGTTGTGTCAATACATGTCCTGAGTATTCATGTCGGCATCACCATGGGTATCAGGTAGCCTTTGTGAAAACATACCCAGACAACAGTTCAGCCCAGACGGGGCAAAAGCAAGACCACCTAGGTCATAGTGGACATGTTCTTGGTGAAAATGGCACCCGCGAAAGCGGCAAACAACATCATAACAGCCACAATGAGAACTGCGATGACAAAGAGGCCCAACATCGCGCATTGGGGGTCCAGTCGAATTTCTCGCTGGGGAAGCTCTTGCTGTCTATTTTCTGGCGCCGGATTTGGGCCGTGGTGTGCGTCCTGTTGCGTTGTGCCGCGTTGCTGTCTGTGAACGGCCACAGAAAGGTCACTGTGGCGCCTACTGAGCTCATTGTGGTTCCTCACAAGCTCCCCATAACTGCGGGAGATTGCCGAGTAGGCGTGTTTCTTGATCTTGTAATCTAGGTGACAGTCATCACACTGCTCATCGCTAATGACAAACCAGTCCGTAACCTCGTAGACCTCTTCATTGGGCCTAGGTCTCTCATTTTCCACAGGGCAGAATGTCCCCGCTCCATTTTCCTTTGCGGCATGGCAGAAATACTTCATCTTGGGGTAAGAATGATGGCATTTCGCTCTAGTAAAGAACCAGAGTCCACAGCCACAGGCAGGATTGATGACATTTGGCGGGTTGGTTGTTGCGATGAGCTCAATCTTTGGGTCCATATTTTTCGATTTAATCCAGCTATCTTGCTCGAGGAACGACTCATCAgtgtcttcatcctcgtcgaaGTCCTCCTGATACAGCGAGAAGGAAGCATAGGGACTGTTGTATGGTTCAGGGTGTGTTGTGCGACGAAGGGCAACCCAAGAACTGTTGACCTCGCATGGAAGCTGTTGGCTGATGCTTGAATGCCGTCCGTGTGAATGCCGTCCGTATGAAATTTGGAGATTCAGGTGAATTTGTCGTGAGTAGACGAGGCGGCGGGCGTCAATGGCATTTTTAGATGAAGTGTAGATCCAGCACCAGTAGGTACCGATGTAAATATGTTTGAAGGAAGAAATGTTCgcgagggggaagaaaaagaagcacTGAATACCTCAAAGTACTTATGACATGGGCCCACGGCTGGATATAGGCGTAGGTCACAGGTAAAAGATTGAATTGtcggatgaagaagaaaagaaaagaaagaggaaATACACTACCCACGATATCCTCTTGTACCCATCAACCCATCCGGACTTCCCCTACAAAGCATAAGAAATTACTACTAAAATTGTCTGAACTTTCTCGTATGTTTTCCTCGTATTCCAGTGTGGATGGCGTCTTTGATTAAGGTTGGATGCCTATTCCAGTTCTAATGCGCGCCAAATCGGGactttccttcttttcctgccCTTTGAAAACTCCACTTGCACCACACACAGTGTCGGTCCATTGTAGCATGGCTGAACACAGTATCTGTTCCATGGTACGAGCCGACTGAGATGGCCATGATAGCGCAGCCGTCTTCTGAGACTAAGATGGCATTCTCCAAATGAAAGCAAAGGCTTTTCAACACCGCAAAAGGATCAACGATCAACTGCAAAGTATTTTGAAGACTTGCTGGTCAACTGCGCTTGTTTTATACGGGACCCATCAGTagcaggaagaaggggtAGCTCGCTGGAACTGAACATGTCACAAATAGTTGCTTTATAGACTACATTTCAGAGCCTCGACGTCACTTGACCATCATTCTCACCCTCCAGCTCTATCTCACGCCCATTATACACGCTAATCGGTTCATGCTGCTGCTATCTTCAGACTGCCAAAGCCACAACCGTGTCCGGACAAGTGAGGTTCCCAAGATCGTAATTCCGCGTGACTCTCTCAAACGGCGACCCGACCTACAACTTGCTATCCACCCATCTcggcttcctcttctcaacaaaactcctcaccccctccttcataTTCTCCCCAGCATCAATCCTCCCATAAATCCCCCGTTCCACAATATCCGTCGCCATTTCCGGCCcgaccccctcccaccccatcctcaacccctcccttgTAGCAATAACAGCATCAGGACTATTCCCCGCAAGCTCCTCCGCAACCTTAAccgcctcctcaacaaccctcccctccccgacaACAAaattcaccaacccccaccccttcatctcctcggccgtataactcaccctccccaaaagcGCCATCTCCCCCGCCCTCTGCCTTCCCACAGTCCTCATCAACCTAGGCAACGCCCCAGCAAGCGCAATAACTCCCTTGCCCACCTCCGGCAGCCCAAACCTCGCCTTCgccccatcagcaacaaccatATCACAATTaatcaccatctccatcccccctccaaaacaaagCCCATTCACCGCCGCAATAATAGGTTTCTTTCCCCCAGACCTGTTcgacaaccccccaaaaccagcCGTAGTCATCTTCCGTGCCTCCACATGCTGATCGTGACCGCTCCCCTCCGGTGCATGAGACGAATCCCATTCTTTGAGATCGGCACCGGCGCAAAACGCCCTGCCCGTACCGGTCAAGATGGCGCAGCGCAGCCAGGGTTGGGTGTCGTACCAG is a window from the Podospora pseudocomata strain CBS 415.72m chromosome 6, whole genome shotgun sequence genome containing:
- a CDS encoding hypothetical protein (COG:Q; EggNog:ENOG503NVGB) codes for the protein MAYPPAADLRQKLAEHPLPTVAVTALDPASLTPEETAKIANNVLTVFNKAISTRDITALRNCLFAEQALWKDSLALTYHLRTFSTPAVIAAHLLETTKLRGAHGFGLEFVHFLPVSPTLQFIDCSLSLKTTSPAATCTGRMLLLPVEGSGGLEWKIWVLSTRLESLDAHPEDETLLHTPSTLADGGDDVKTDVFIIGGGNGAVTLASRLKALGVESVMADRNANSGDNWALRYDSLKFHVPTAMCDMPYLPYGEDLKGSHLLTRDELANQVRQYVKEFNLNMITSSQIQSTQYDQATRRWTVKLKTPSGLRTVRSKHLVQATGFASQKPRLPDIAGKEIYKGISLHSKEYKNPKVSLQNKGAKSVLIIGSANTAIDILNDCQTAGLDTTILARSPTYVLPVGYVMDPRSFGLFNQLDTETCDRALMSFPTWVECNMAHGLLAMLASQEPDRYKRVAKAGFPVIDSAHPDACLMHNLVERGGGHYVDIGGLEVIAEGKVGVISSVEPVAYTETGLRLSDGRTAEADSIIWCTGFSDLNARDTVFEVLGGENAADGEEQDSNLLGPREIANKVDATFGVDEEGEIRGLWKRQRGIDNFWFMGGQTQHHRYHSKTVALQIKAELEETIPVFLNSNVQISGIQNQDIAMRPKHHSLASKTPYPPKVPCSLKGTPVHARCAMLQLF
- a CDS encoding hypothetical protein (EggNog:ENOG503NZ6W; COG:I), which codes for MTLPKEITNPPPAVPHTDISFPAPHVLLVTLNRPKALNSIPIPQHIAMAHLWNWYDTQPWLRCAILTGTGRAFCAGADLKEWDSSHAPEGSGHDQHVEARKMTTAGFGGLSNRSGGKKPIIAAVNGLCFGGGMEMVINCDMVVADGAKARFGLPEVGKGVIALAGALPRLMRTVGRQRAGEMALLGRVSYTAEEMKGWGLVNFVVGEGRVVEEAVKVAEELAGNSPDAVIATREGLRMGWEGVGPEMATDIVERGIYGRIDAGENMKEGVRSFVEKRKPRWVDSKL